One stretch of Punica granatum isolate Tunisia-2019 chromosome 5, ASM765513v2, whole genome shotgun sequence DNA includes these proteins:
- the LOC116209687 gene encoding uncharacterized protein LOC116209687 isoform X1 yields the protein MNPLLRSAMIPMNTLCFQRNFAACSRALVPVQLPSRSETHLWYVVPDEVKSASLLGQYSKILSPCEKEYISCVRGERLKKTALLARVLVRTTIARYQTNGQVDPSSLKFRKNIHGKPELEWDENDHGSPPPIHFNISHTASLIACGVTVNSPIGIDLEEKDRKIKNNIVSFARRYFTAHEVEMLSSIPDPETQRQHFIKLWTLKEAYVKALGKGFSALPFSTFTIRSRNSSRNCQSRDLSDSSSSDAEIVVESVDGSSSLMNSWQFTLLELAGTHFAAICVESDGSIGGRVFTPRKVTARKTIPFVEDEFHPGTDAVVLGGL from the exons ATGAACCCGCTATTGCGGTCTGCGATGATTCCGATGAATACCCTTTGCTTCCAGAGGAACTTTGCTGCTTGCTCGCGAGCTCTGGTCCCCGTGCAGCTCCCGTCAAGATC GGAGACACATTTGTGGTATGTCGTCCCAGATGAAGTGAAGAGTGCATCCCTTCTGGGCCAGTACTCGAAAATCCTATCGCCGTGCGAGAAGGAGTATATTTCTTGTGTCCGTGGGGAGCGGCTTAAGAAGACGGCTTTATTGGCTCGTGTATTGGTTCGAACTACTATTGCAAGAT ATCAGACCAACGGCCAAGTTGATCCAAGCTCCTTGAAGTTCAGGAAGAACATCCATGGGAAACCTGAG CTAGAGTGGGACGAAAATGATCACGGGTCGCCCCCACCTATACACTTTAACATCTCACACACTGCCTCCCTGATAGCTTGTGGAGTAACTGTCAATTCACCG ATTGGTATTGATCTTGAGGAGAAGGATAGGAAGATAAAGAACAATATCGTGTCTTTTGCTAGACGATATTTCACTGCTCATGAAGTGGAAATGCTGAGTTCAATTCCAGACCCCGAAACTCAACGTCAGCACTTTATAAAACTATGGACTCTCAAG GAAGCCTATGTTAAGGCATTGGGTAAAGGTTTTTCTGCATTGCCTTTCAGTACATTTACCATTAGATCAAGAAATTCATCTAGGAATTGTCAGAGCAGAGACTTGTCTGATTCTAGCAGTTCAGATGCTGAG ATTGTCGTTGAATCAGTTGATGGCTCGAGCAGTCTCATGAATAGCTGGCAGTTTACTCTTTTGGAACTGGCTGGCACTCACTTTGCTGCAATCTGTGTAGAAAGTGATGGAAGTATTGGAG GTAGAGTGTTTACTCCGAGGAAAGTAACCGCGAGGAAGACTATACCATTTGTTGAAGATGAATTCCATCCTGGAACTGATGCAGTTGTCCTTGGTGGATTATAG
- the LOC116209687 gene encoding uncharacterized protein LOC116209687 isoform X2 gives MNPLLRSAMIPMNTLCFQRNFAACSRALVPVQLPSRSETHLWYVVPDEVKSASLLGQYSKILSPCEKEYISCVRGERLKKTALLARVLVRTTIARYQTNGQVDPSSLKFRKNIHGKPEIGIDLEEKDRKIKNNIVSFARRYFTAHEVEMLSSIPDPETQRQHFIKLWTLKEAYVKALGKGFSALPFSTFTIRSRNSSRNCQSRDLSDSSSSDAEIVVESVDGSSSLMNSWQFTLLELAGTHFAAICVESDGSIGGRVFTPRKVTARKTIPFVEDEFHPGTDAVVLGGL, from the exons ATGAACCCGCTATTGCGGTCTGCGATGATTCCGATGAATACCCTTTGCTTCCAGAGGAACTTTGCTGCTTGCTCGCGAGCTCTGGTCCCCGTGCAGCTCCCGTCAAGATC GGAGACACATTTGTGGTATGTCGTCCCAGATGAAGTGAAGAGTGCATCCCTTCTGGGCCAGTACTCGAAAATCCTATCGCCGTGCGAGAAGGAGTATATTTCTTGTGTCCGTGGGGAGCGGCTTAAGAAGACGGCTTTATTGGCTCGTGTATTGGTTCGAACTACTATTGCAAGAT ATCAGACCAACGGCCAAGTTGATCCAAGCTCCTTGAAGTTCAGGAAGAACATCCATGGGAAACCTGAG ATTGGTATTGATCTTGAGGAGAAGGATAGGAAGATAAAGAACAATATCGTGTCTTTTGCTAGACGATATTTCACTGCTCATGAAGTGGAAATGCTGAGTTCAATTCCAGACCCCGAAACTCAACGTCAGCACTTTATAAAACTATGGACTCTCAAG GAAGCCTATGTTAAGGCATTGGGTAAAGGTTTTTCTGCATTGCCTTTCAGTACATTTACCATTAGATCAAGAAATTCATCTAGGAATTGTCAGAGCAGAGACTTGTCTGATTCTAGCAGTTCAGATGCTGAG ATTGTCGTTGAATCAGTTGATGGCTCGAGCAGTCTCATGAATAGCTGGCAGTTTACTCTTTTGGAACTGGCTGGCACTCACTTTGCTGCAATCTGTGTAGAAAGTGATGGAAGTATTGGAG GTAGAGTGTTTACTCCGAGGAAAGTAACCGCGAGGAAGACTATACCATTTGTTGAAGATGAATTCCATCCTGGAACTGATGCAGTTGTCCTTGGTGGATTATAG
- the LOC116209684 gene encoding putative pentatricopeptide repeat-containing protein At3g11460, mitochondrial → MTSKHRPLYGHLHRQLLPAPPASTPAAAGVTWNTRLRELSKHGQFSEALALYRQMLRCGGSPNAFTFPFALKSCAALSLSIPGVQLHGHVIKTGCGPEPFVLTSLITMYCQCNLIGSARKVFDECPQGNLTVCYNALTSGYAFNSRFLDAVALFCQMRELGVSFNSVTMLGLIPACTLPAHLSVGMSLHSCIIKFGLDTDLSVGNCLLTMYVKCGCIKFAKTLFDSMPKHGLITWNAMISGYAQNGLASNVVDLYQQMKSQGIHPDPVTLVSVLSSCAHLGAHSIGREVERQIELSGFGSNPFLNNALINMYSRCGKLAKALAIFNAMPEKTVVTWTAIINGYGMHGQGEIATQLFDDMIRSGVRPDGAAFVSVLSACSHAGLTDKGLEYFEVMKEKYSLRRGPEHYSCVVDLLGRAGKLAEAFDLIRSMKVEPDGAVWGALLGACKIHKNVELAELAFKRVVKLEPENIGYYVLLSNIYNEAGNLEGVLRVRVMMRDRKLRKEPGYSYVEHRGEVHLFIAGDRSHPQTEEIYRMLHKLESLVEGLHDLKENEISGMSVHSEKLAIAFGILNSEPNIEIVVIKNLRVCGDCHSFIKSVSKVLDRRFVVRDATRFHHFSNGICSCRDYW, encoded by the coding sequence ATGACCAGCAAGCATCGTCCACTGTACGGACATCTCCATCGTCAGCTCCTCCCCGCGCCGCCGGCCTCCACCCCCGCCGCCGCCGGCGTGACATGGAACACACGACTCAGGGAGCTCTCGAAGCATGGCCAGTTCTCGGAAGCTCTCGCCCTCTACCGACAAATGCTCCGCTGTGGAGGGTCCCCCAATGCCTTCACCTTCCCCTTCGCTCTCAAGTCCTGCGCCGCACTATCGCTTTCCATCCCTGGAGTACAGCTCCACGGCCACGTCATCAAGACAGGCTGCGGACCCGAGCCGTTCGTGCTAACTTCCTTGATCACCATGTACTGCCAGTGCAACCTCATCGGCAGTGCGCGGAAGGTGTTCGATGAATGTCCTCAGGGGAACCTTACAGTGTGCTATAATGCCCTCACATCTGGGTACGCGTTCAATTCTCGATTCTTGGACGCTGTTGCACTGTTTTGCCAAATGAGGGAGTTGGGCGTGTCGTTTAATTCAGTTACAATGTTGGGTTTGATCCCTGCCTGTACTCTCCCTGCACATTTGAGCGTTGGGATGTCCCTTCACAGTTGCATCATTAAGTTCGGGCTGGACACTGATTTGTCTGTCGGGAACTGTTTGCTCACCATGTATGTGAAGTGTGGATGCATCAAATTTGCCAAAACTCTTTTTGATTCGATGCCTAAACATGGTTTGATTACTTGGAACGCAATGATATCGGGGTATGCTCAGAATGGTCTTGCTAGCAATGTTGTGGACCTATACCAGCAGATGAAATCACAAGGAATTCATCCTGATCCTGTGACTCTTGTCAGCGTCCTGTCTTCCTGCGCTCACCTTGGAGCCCACAGCATAGGCCGTGAAGTGGAAAGGCAGATAGAATTGAGCGGTTTTGGGTCTAATCCTTTCCTGAATAATGCCCTTATAAACATGTACTCTAGGTGCGGGAAATTGGCAAAAGCTCTGGCCATCTTCAATGCCATGCCTGAGAAGACTGTTGTTACTTGGACCGCTATTATTAATGGATACGGAATGCATGGACAAGGAGAAATCGCCACTCAACTCTTTGATGACATGATTAGGAGTGGGGTCAGACCTGATGGAGCAGCATTTGTATCTGTCTTGTCAGCTTGCAGCCATGCTGGTCTGACTGATAAGGGATTGGAGTATTTTGAAGTAATGAAGGAGAAGTACAGTTTGCGTCGAGGCCCAGAACACTATTCCTGCGTGGTGGATCTCTTAGGTCGGGCAGGGAAATTGGCTGAAGCCTTTGATCTCATTAGGTCGATGAAGGTGGAACCTGATGGTGCGGTGTGGGGTGCCCTTCTTGGTGCTTGCAAAATCCATAAAAACGTTGAGCTAGCAGAGCTGGCATTCAAAAGGGTCGTCAAACTGGAACCTGAAAATATTGGCTACTACGTGTTGTTGTCGAATATATATAACGAAGCTGGGAATCTAGAGGGTGTGTTGAGGGTTCGAGTGATGATGAGAGATCGAAAACTGAGAAAGGAGCCAGGATATAGTTATGTGGAGCACAGGGGTGAAGTTCATCTCTTCATTGCTGGGGACAGAAGTCATCCTCAGACAGAGGAAATATACAGAATGCTCCATAAGCTGGAAAGTTTAGTGGAAGGGCTTCATGATCTTAAGGAGAATGAAATCAGCGGCATGAGTGTTCACAGTGAAAAGTTGGCAATTGCATTTGGGATCTTAAACAGTGAGCCAAACATTGAGATTGTTGTGATAAAGAACCTGAGGGTGTGTGGAGATTGCCATTCATTCATAAAGTCCGTGAGCAAGGTCTTGGATCGCCGGTTTGTCGTCAGGGACGCAACTCGTTTCCACCATTTCAGTAATGGCATCTGCTCTTGTCGAGATTACTGGTAA
- the LOC116209685 gene encoding signal recognition particle 54 kDa protein, chloroplastic, whose product MEAVHVSTVASRHFGAASHSLAGNRSICGAKCPGKSARLSSPWTGPISSSSLSSKNPFTREIWGWVNAKSVTVRRDKRGVVRAEMFGQLTSGLESAWNKLKGEETLTKENIAEPMQDIRRALLEADVSLPVVRRFVQSVSEQAVGVGVIRGVKPDQQLVKTVHDELVKLMGGEVSELVFAKSGPTVILLAGLQGVGKTTVCAKLAFYLKKLGKSCMLVAGDVYRPAAIDQLSILGEQVGVPVYTAGTDVKPAEIAKQGLEEAKRKNIDVVVVDTAGRLQIDKAMMDELKEVKRAINPTEVLLVVDAMTGQEAAALVTTFNLEIGITGAIVTKLDGDSRGGAALSVQEVSGKPIKLVGRGERLEDLEPFYPDRMAGRILGMGDVLSFVEKAQEVMRQEDAEELQKKIMSAKFDFNDFLKQTRAVARMGSVSRVIGMIPGMGKVTPAQIREAEKSLKVMEAIIEAMTPEEREKPELLAESPAKRKRIAQDSGKTEQQVSQLVAQLFQMRVRMKNLMGMMEGGSIPALSNLEDELKTEQKAPPGTARRKRRSESRRQFADSASTRPSPRGFGARN is encoded by the exons ATGGAGGCCGTTCACGTTTCAACGGTTGCTTCCCGCCACTTCGGGGCTGCTTCGCATTCTCTCGCCGGAAACAGAAGCATCTGCGGTGCGAAATGCCCGGGAAAGTCTGCCAGGCTGAGCTCCCCCTGGACCGGTCCCATCTCTTCGTCTTCGCTCTCTTCCAAGAATCCCTTCACG AGAGAGATATGGGGATGGGTGAATGCGAAGAGTGTCACTGTTAGAAGAGATAAGCGCGGTGTTGTGCGGGCTGAGATGTTTGGACAGCTGACTAGCGGCCTAGAATCAGCTTGGAACAAGCTCAAAGGAGAAG AAACTCTGACCAAGGAAAACATTGCGGAGCCTATGCAAGACATAAGGCGAGCCCTTTTAGAAGCAGAT GTAAGTCTTCCGGTCGTGAGGAGATTTGTGCAATCAGTCAGCGAACAAGCTGTTGGTGTTGGCGTTATTCGTGGAGTCAAACCAGATCAGCAGTTGGTGAAG ACAGTACATGATGAGCTTGTCAAATTGATGGGTGGAGAGGTCTCTGAGCTGGTATTTGCAAAATCTGGTCCTACAGTCATTTTATTGGCTGGTTTGCAAGGAGTGGGGAAGACAACTGTTTGTGCGAAGTTGGCCTTTTATCTGAAGAAACTG GGAAAGAGCTGTATGCTTGTCGCTGGAGATGTATATAGACCTGCTGCTATAGATCAGCTTTCTATTTTGGGAGAGCAG GTTGGGGTGCCAGTTTATACGGCAGGGACTGATGTTAAACCTGCAGAAATTGCCAAGCAAGGTCTGGAAGAGGccaaaagaaagaatataGATGTAGTCGTAGTGGACACTGCTGGTAGACTTCAG ATAGACAAAGCAATGATGGATGAGTTGAAGGAAGTAAAGCGAGCTATAAACCCAACTGAAGTGTTGCTTGTGGTTGATGCTATGACTGGCCAAGAAGCTGCAG cTCTTGTCACCACATTCAATCTGGAGATAGGGATTACAGGTGCTATAGTAACAAAGTTAGATGGAGATTCTAGAGGCGGCGCAGCTTTGAGTGTTCAAGAG GTATCTGGAAAACCAATTAAATTAGTAGGACGAGGAGAGCGTCTTGAAGACCTTGAACCTTTCTACCCTGATCGCATGGCTGGGCGTATATTAGGAATGGGAGATGTTCTATCATTTGTGGAGAAGGCTCAGGAAGTC ATGCGTCAAGAAGATGCCGAAGAATTGCAAAAGAAGATAATGAGTGCAAAGTTTGACTTCAATGatttcctaaaacaaacacGCGCTGTTGCCCGTATGGGGTCGGTGAGCCGAGTTATTGGGATGATACCTGGCATGGGGAAG GTTACTCCAGCACAAATTCGAGAAGCAGAGAAAAGTCTGAAAGTTATGGAGGCAATCATCGAAGCAATGACCCCTG AGGAAAGGGAGAAGCCAGAGCTGCTGGCTGAATCTCCCGCTAAGAGGAAAAGAATTGCACAAGATTCTGGGAAAACGGAACAGCAG GTGAGTCAACTTGTTGCCCAACTCTTCCAAATGCGGGTTCGAATGAAGAATCTAATGGGAATGATGGAAGGAGGATCGATTCCTGCATTGAGCAATCTCGAGGACGAACTTAAAACTGAACAAAAG GCTCCTCCCGGTACAGCAAGGAGGAAGAGACGATCGGAATCTAGGAGGCAGTTTGCAGACTCAGCCTCAACCAGGCCAAGTCCTCGTGGGTTTGGTGCTAGAAATTGA
- the LOC116209686 gene encoding rho GTPase-activating protein 5-like: MTEVLQSPSHFPSPSSSSSSPCANNDPHHHHQQQQHSFIQEEEDGDEEVRERIIRKERDKNNSRERERDQLSLLALLVAAFRKSLIGCNLVDTAAVSCGGGGSKELRASMEIGVPTDVRHVAHVTFDRFDGFLGLPVEFEPEVPRRAPSASTRVFGVSTESMQLSFDSRGNSVPTILLLMQRHLYARGGLKAEGIFRINADNGQEEYVRDQLNCGIVPEGVDVHCLAGLIKAWFRELPTGVLDSLSPEQVMQSQSEEDCAQLVRLIPPMEAALLDWAINLMADVAQMEHLNKMNARNVAVVFAPNMTKMADPLTALMYAVQVMNFLRTLIEKTLREREDSAVEPLPPPILGPPDDSGPHGPSHSLHDRESNNDKHEEEEEEQARIQEEPALDSTPQSPKSDLTTESGSQNYLISTENIIPCWSHPQVDKCSCEVMSQVNYLRSEVQDLCSPEPSGSTPKNTYRSKSEQLVDSSPKKGLRKAKDLQVVIQATEKGVGAKTNILGRLNSRAELTEAWR; encoded by the exons ATGACAGAAGTATTGCAATCCCCGTCCCACTTCCCTTCACCCTcaagctcctcctcctctccatGTGCCAATAATGACCcacaccaccaccaccaacaACAGCAGCATTCCTTCatacaagaagaagaagacggagACGAGGAGGTGAGAGAGAGGATTATTAGGAAGGAAAGGGACAAGAACAACAgcagggagagggagagagatcaGCTGTCCCTTTTGGCCCTTCTGGTAGCTGCTTTTAGGAAGTCCTTGATTGGGTGCAACCTTGTTGATACTGCTGCTGTCAGCTGCGGCGGTGGTGGGAGTAAGGAGCTCCGTGCTTCGATGGAGATTGGGGTGCCTACCGATGTTAGGCATGTTGCCCATGTTACCTTTGATCGATTCGATGGCTTCCTCGGCCTTCCCGTTGAGTTTGAGCCCGAAGTCCCCAGGAGAGCTCCCAGTGCCAG CACCAGAGTCTTTGGTGTCTCGACAGAGTCAATGCAGCTCTCATTTGACTCCCGAGGGAACAGTGTGCCCACAATTCTCCTCCTCATGCAGAGGCATTTGTATGCTCGGGGAGGCCTGAAG GCTGAAGGAATTTTCAGAATCAATGCTGACAATGGGCAGGAAGAGTATGTCCGGGACCAACTGAATTGCGGGATCGTACCTGAGGGTGTTGATGTGCACTGTTTGGCCGGTCTTATAAAG GCTTGGTTTAGAGAACTTCCTACTGGCGTGCTGGATTCCCTCTCGCCCGAGCAGGTAATGCAGTCCCAATCAGAGGAGGACTGTGCTCAGCTCGTGAGGCTGATTCCCCCAATGGAAGCAGCTCTCCTTGACTGGGCGATAAATCTGATGGCCGATGTTGCGCAAATGGAGCACCTCAACAAGATGAATGCACGGAACGTTGCTGTGGTTTTCGCCCCAAACATGACAAAA ATGGCCGATCCATTGACGGCGCTGATGTATGCAGTGCAAGTAATGAACTTCCTTCGGACTCTCATAGAGAAGACActcagagaaagagaggattCTGCAGTCGAGCCATTGCCTCCTCCCATTTTAGGTCCTCCTGATGACAGTGGACCCCATGGCCCTTCGCACTCCTTACATGACAGAGAATCAAATAATGACAagcatgaagaagaagaggaggagcaAGCTCGTATTCAGGAAGAACCTGCTTTGGATTCCACTCCTCAGTCTCCCAAAAGTGATCTTACAACTGAGAGCGGTTCCCAAAACTACCTCATCTCCACTGAGAACATAATCCCATGCTGGAGCCACCCTCAAGTAGACAAGTGTTCATGCGAGGTTATGTCTCAGGTAAATTACTTGCGGAGTGAAGTCCAGGATCTATGCTCCCCAGAGCCCAGTGGGAGCACTCCGAAGAACACTTACAGGAGCAAATCTGAGCAGTTGGTCGATTCGAGTCCCAAGAAAGGGCTGAGAAAGGCGAAGGATCTGCAAGTGGTAATACAAGCAACGGAGAAGGGAGTGGGCGCCAAGACTAACATCTTGGGCAGATTGAATTCAAGGGCGGAGCTGACAGAGGCTTGGCGTTGA
- the LOC116207313 gene encoding auxin-induced protein X15, with protein MLGKKISIKKLAKKVKVRVSDSDDHHHHELLLGDQVDHDDHQEESTNSPMAPTGFFAVYVGEERKRFQVPTGFLSHPLFKMLLEKAYDEFGFEQRNGLVVPCSVATFQEVLNAVECCNGRFDFGNLVEEFI; from the coding sequence ATGCTTGGGAAGAAGATTTCCATCAAGAAACTGGCAAAGAAGGTGAAGGTAAGGGTCTCGGACTCCGATGATCACCATCACCATGAGCTTTTGCTTGGGGATCAGGTCGATCATGATGATCACCAGGAGGAGTCCACGAATTCCCCCATGGCCCCGACGGGGTTCTTCGCCGTGTATGTGGGAGAGGAGCGCAAGAGGTTCCAGGTTCCTACGGGGTTCCTGTCCCACCCGCTGTTCAAGATGCTGCTGGAGAAGGCCTACGACGAGTTCGGTTTTGAGCAGAGGAACGGGCTAGTGGTGCCTTGCAGCGTCGCGACATTCCAAGAGGTCCTGAATGCTGTGGAGTGCTGCAACGGCAGGTTTGACTTTGGCAATCTAGTCGAGGAGTTCATTTAG
- the LOC116206629 gene encoding probable small nuclear ribonucleoprotein G: MSRSGQPPDLKKYMDKKLQIKLNANRMVMGTLRGFDQFMNLVVENTVEVNGNERNDIGTVVIRGNSVVTVEALEPVNKS, from the exons ATGAGCAGATCCGGTCAGCCTCCGGATCTCAAGAA ATACATGGACAAGAAGCTTCAGA TTAAGCTTAACGCAAATAGAATGGTCATGGGAACACTTCGTGGTTTCGACCAATTCATGAACCTGGTCGTTGAGAACACAGTAGAAGTGAACGGGAATGAGAGAAACGATATCGGCACAGTG GTTATTCGAGGCAACAGCGTGGTTACTGTGGAGGCTCTTGAACCAGTGAACAAATCGTAA